A genomic segment from Chanos chanos chromosome 2, fChaCha1.1, whole genome shotgun sequence encodes:
- the pdpr gene encoding pyruvate dehydrogenase phosphatase regulatory subunit, mitochondrial — protein MRSCVRSSRALSPAVLPRLLSDTGCWGPRSDRRGLWNSPRSFTTATETQPTPLPGQARVVICGGGIVGTSVAYHLAKLGWTEIVLLEQGRLGAGTTRLCAGIVSVAKSISIESKMAHYSNALYERLEEETGVKTGFVKTGSLCLAQNQDRFLSLKRLASRLKVIGINCNVIKPKEVTKLHPLVNIHDLVGALHLPGDGVVSPPDVNHALAVAAANHGVQIHERTSVNHVLVEKGHVTAVETDRGPIECEFFVNCAGQWAYELGQASEVKVSVPLHGCEHFYLLTKPLQEPLQPNTPVVMDMDGRIYVRAWQGGILSGGFEKNPKPIFTEGRNQLDFQNMQEDWDHFEPMLSALLRRMPSLDSCEIHQLVNCPESFTPDMRCLMGETPGVHGYFVLAGMNSSGLSFAGGAGKYLAEWMTYGYPSDNVWPLDIKRFGNLQSSRTFLRHRVMEVMPLLYELKVPRWDFQTGRQLRTSPLYDRLDTQGARWMEKHGFERAKYFVPPGKDLLALDQSKTFYKPDWFDIVGAEVKCCKEAVCVIDMSSFTKFELTSSGDQALELLQHLCANDLDVPVGHIVHTGMLNERGGYENDCSVVRLSKNSFFIISPTDQQVHCWSWIKKHMPNDPHLHLEDVSWKYTALNLIGPRAMDVLSELSYVSMTPEHFPSLFCKEMSVGYANGIRVMSMTHTGEPGFMLYIPIEYALHVYNEVMSVGQKYGIRNAGYYALRSLRIEKFFAFWGQDLDSFTTPLECGREFRVKFDKDTDFLGRDALLRQRQEGVTRRFIMLVLEDHDTELDLWPWWGEPIYRNGELAGVTTSSAYSYTLERHVCLGFVSPPSLDGTPAVVTPDFINRGDYEVDIAGQRFPAKAKLYPFSSLFTQQRRRKDDMELSNFQAK, from the exons ATGCGTAGCTGCGTACGGAGCTCTAGGGCTCTGTCCCCTGCAGTGCTCCCTCGGCTCCTATCCGATACCGGGTGCTGGGGGCCGAGATCAGACCGCCGCGGTCTTTGGAACTCACCCCGGTCTTTTACGACAGCTACAGAAACACAGCCTACTCCTCTGCCTGGCCAGGCCCGTGTGGTCATCTGTGGAGGAGGCATAGTGGGAACGTCTGTCGCCTATCACCTGGCAAAGTTGGGATGGACAGAGATAGTGCTCTTGGAGCAAGGCAG GCTTGGAGCAGGCACAACTCGACTGTGTGCCGGCATTGTTAGCGTGGCCAAGTCTATCTCTATCGAAAGCAAAATGGCACACTACTCTAATGCACTGTATGAACGTTTAGAGGAGGAGACTGGAGTCAAAACAG ggttTGTGAAGACTGGTTCTTTGTGCCTGGCTCAAAATCAGGATCGTTTCCTCTCTTTAAAGCGCCTGGCATCCAGGCTTAA ggtCATCGGCATCAACTGTAATGTCATCAAACCCAAAGAGGTGACCAAACTCCACCCTTTAGTGAATATTCATGATCTTGTTGGGGCTCTCCACCTTCCAGGGGATGGGGTGGTTTCTCCGCCAGACGTCAATCATGCTCTTGCTGTTGCAGCAGCAAATCACG GAGTTCAGATCCATGAGCGCACTAGTGTGAACCATGTTCTGGTGGAGAAGGGTCATGTGACTGCcgtggaaacagacagagggccCATTGAGTGTGAATTCTTTGTTAATTGTGCAGGACAG TGGGCATATGAGCTTGGCCAGGCTAGTGAAGTGAAAGTGTCTGTGCCACTTCATGGCTGTGAGCATTTCTACCTCCTTACCAAGCCACTCCAGGAACCTCTACAACCCAACACTCCAG TGGTAATGGACATGGATGGGAGAATCTATGTGCGAGCCTGGCAGGGAGGTATCCTGTCAGGAGGATTTGAGAAGAACCCTAAACCCATTTTCACAGAGGGCCGAAACCAGCTGGATTTCCAAAACATGCAAGAAGACTGGGATCATTTTG AGCCCATGTTAAGTGCTCTCCTGAGGCGTATGCCTAGCCTAGACTCCTGTGAGATCCACCAGCTGGTGAATTGCCCGGAATCCTTCACTCCAGACATGCGCTGTCTGATGGGAGAGACACCAGGCGTGCACGGTTATTTTGTCTTGGCTGGCATGAACTCCTCTGGTCTATCCTTTGCAGGTGGCGCTGGCAA GTATTTGGCTGAATGGATGACGTATGGTTACCCCAGTGACAATGTCTGGCCGCTGGATATTAAACGCTTTGGCAATCTACAGAGTAGCCGCACCTTCTTGCGCCATCGAGTTATGGAGGTCATGC CGTTGCTGTATGAGCTCAAAGTGCCCCGTTGGGACTTCCAGACAGGCAGGCAGCTGCGTACTAGTCCCTTGTACGACCGGTTGGACACGCAGGGTGCTCGCTGGATGGAGAAGCATGGATTTGAGAGAGCCAAGTACTTTGTTCCTCCTGGAAAGG ATCTGTTGGCTCTTGATCAGAGTAAGACCTTCTATAAGCCTGACTGGTTTGACATCGTGGGTGCTGAAGTCAAATGCTGtaaagaggctgtgtgtgtcattgACATGTCCTCCTTCACCAAGTTTGAACTTACA TCATCTGGGGACCAAGCCCTAGAGCTCCTACAGCACCTGTGCGCCAATGACCTTGATGTGCCAGTTGGGCACATTGTTCACACGGGTATGCTCAATGAGCGAGGTGGCTATGAAAATGACTGTAGTGTGGTGCGACTCAGCAAAAACAG TTTTTTCATCATCTCACCCACGGATCAGCAGGTTCATTGCTGGTCCTGGATCAAGAAGCACATGCCAAATGATCCACACCTCCACCTAGAGGACGTCAGCTGGAAGTACACTG CTCTGAATCTGATTGGCCCACGTGCAATGGATGTGCTGTCTGAGCTCTCATATGTCTCCATGACTCCAGAGCACTTTCCCTCACTCTTCTGCAAG GAAATGAGTGTGGGTTATGCCAATGGGATTAGAGTAATGAGTATGACACACACTGGAGAGCCAGGCTTCATGCTCTACATCCCCATTGAG TATGCACTGCATGTGTATAATGAGGTGATGTCAGTGGGGCAGAAATATGGGATCCGGAACGCAGGTTACTATGCCCTGCGTAGTCTACGCATTGAGAAGTTTTTCGCCTTCTGGGGACAGGATCTGGATTCTTTCACTACGCCTTTAGAGTGTGGCCGGGAGTTCAGAGTCAAATTCGACAAG GACACTGATTTCCTGGGTCGGGACGCTCTGCTGCGGCAGCGTCAGGAGGGAGTCACACGCCGTTTCATCATGTTGGTTCTGGAGGATCACGACACAGAGCTGGACCTGTGGCCCTGGTGGGGCGAGCCTATTTACCGTAACGGTGAGCTGGCAGGAGTGACCACTAGCAGTGCCTACAGCTACACCCTGGAGCGGCACGTATGCCTGGGTTTCGTCAGCCCACCAAGCCTGGATGGCACGCCAGCAGTAGTCACCCCCGACTTCATCAACAGAGGGGACTATGAAGTGGACATTGCCGGTCAGAGGTTCCCAGCCAAAGCCAAACTCTACCCCTTCAGCTCCCTCTTCACCCAACAGAGACGCCGCAAGGACGACATGGAGCTCAGCAACTTCCAAGCCAAGTGA